From the Helicoverpa zea isolate HzStark_Cry1AcR chromosome 27, ilHelZeax1.1, whole genome shotgun sequence genome, the window ATCATGCCTGGTGTCAATTGCCACGGTTGCGGTCGCTTTATGGTACCGGCAGAGGGCGCTAAATGTGGTAAATGCAAAATGGCGTACCACAGAGGGTGCGTAGGAGTTGTAGCAAAAGGCGTTGTCCCTGCAGGCTGGCGCTGCCCAGAGTGTAAGAAGAACCTGTTAAGGGACAATAGGGCGGATACTCCAGTCAGAGGTCTTGCGGAAAGCCCTCCCTGTTCTAGCACCAGCCCTGTAGAACATACAAGCGTGGTGCCGAGTTCACCCAACACCAGGACTGTTAGTTGTTCCAGCCCTTTACCTGAGACCGTCGGGCAACAATCTGCGAGTCTATCGTCTGTTCCTCCTGCGCCGCAAGCTGGCTCCGACTTGACTCTAGTGGAGGAGTTGAGGGCGATGCGTGCTGACCTTCTGGAGTTCCGCAGCAAGATGCTGGAGGAGATGATGGATCTTAAATTATCCATGCAGAGCTGCAATACCCGTATTGACGGCCTGGAGGCCAGAATTAATGCACTGGAACAGCGGCGGGAGACCTCCCCTTCCACACATTCATCCGTGGAGGGGATTGTGGAAGAATTAAGGAGGGAACTGAACGACAGGGATCAAGACCTTCTCAGTAATGACATCGAAATCTCAAATATTCCCGAGAGCACAGCTGACAACCCGGTTCACATTGCCAAGGTAATAGGCCTCAAGTTGGGGGTCACGCTGGAGGAACGTGACATCGTCAGTGCGGAGCGGGTGGGCGGTAGGCAGCTCAACGCCACAAGCTCTGCCGGTCCGGCGGTGCCGCGGCCGCGCGCCATAGTGGTACGCCTGGCGCGGCGCGATGTGCGCGACCAGCTGCTGGCGAGTGCGCGCGTGCGCCGGGGCGCGACGACTGCTGACCTGGACATGTCTGGCCCGCCG encodes:
- the LOC124643565 gene encoding uncharacterized protein LOC124643565, whose product is MPGVNCHGCGRFMVPAEGAKCGKCKMAYHRGCVGVVAKGVVPAGWRCPECKKNLLRDNRADTPVRGLAESPPCSSTSPVEHTSVVPSSPNTRTVSCSSPLPETVGQQSASLSSVPPAPQAGSDLTLVEELRAMRADLLEFRSKMLEEMMDLKLSMQSCNTRIDGLEARINALEQRRETSPSTHSSVEGIVEELRRELNDRDQDLLSNDIEISNIPESTADNPVHIAKVIGLKLGVTLEERDIVSAERVGGRQLNATSSAGPAVPRPRAIVVRLARRDVRDQLLASARVRRGATTADLDMSGPPQRFFLNERLTKTNRRLFRKARDAASLFSWRFVWTKRGRILARKGPGDSTQRIRTDEDIAAIIGSVNETT